TTCGCCGACCGGATCGAGGCCCAGCTCCCCAAGCTGTCGCTGGGCCAGAAGCAGCTGACCGCCGTCCTGTCCATGCTGGCCATGCAGCCCCGGGTGCTGCTCCTCGACGAGCCCACGAGCTATCTCGACACCGCCGCCGCCGACCGCCTGTTCGACCATCTGGGCCAGTTGTGCCGCTGCCACGGCTGGATCGTCCTGGTCATCGAGCACGACCTGGACCGGCTGGCCGGCTTCGCCGACCGCGTGCTGGCCCTGCGCGACGGCCGGCTCGTCCACGACGGCCCCTGGGGCAGCCTGCCCGTGCCGCCGGAGGCGCCCGGCCAGGGGTTGCCGCCTTTTGCCGTCCCGGGCTGCGCCGGGGAGGACGCGCCGCCGCTCGTGGACATCCGGGAGCTCGCCTTCGGCTACGGCCGGGACAACCCGGTTCTGGGGGGCGTCGATTTGCGCGTGCGCCCGGGGGAGGCCGTGGCCCTGCTCGGCCGCAACGGCGCCGGCAAGTCCACGCTGCTGCGGCTGATCAAGGGCCTGGCCCGGCCCGGTTCCGGCCTTCTGGAACTGGGTCCGGGACTGGCGGCCAGGCGCGACGTGGGGCTTATGTTCCAAAACCCCGAGGAACAGATTTTCGCCCACACCGTGGAAGCCGAATGCGGCTACTGGCTGGACAATCTAGGCCTGCCCCGGGCCGAACGGACGGCGCGCTGCCGGGAGGCCCTCGCCGGCCTGGGGCTTGGCGACAGGCTGGAGCGGGCGCCGTTTTCCCTGAGCTTCGGGGAAAAGCGCCGCCTGTGCCTGGCCGCCATCCTCGTGGCCGAGCCGGCCGTGTTGTGCCTGGACGAGCCCACCACCGGCCTGGACGGCGCCAACATGACGGCCATGGCCGCCATGGTCCGAAACCTGGCCGCCAAGGGCCGGGCGATCGTCTTCGCCACCCACGAGGAGGCCTTCGCGGCCATGGCCGCCACGCGCTGGGTGACCCTGGAAAACGGCCGCATCGTCGCCGACCGGCCCAACCCGAGGCTGGCCGCGTGATCGCCGTGCTGCGCCGGGCCAGCGCCGCCGCCAAGTGCGTCTTCGCCGTGTCGGTCAGCGCCTACGCCTTCTACTGCGAGGACTGGCGCCTCCTGCTCGGCCTGATCCTGCTGCTTTGCGGGCTGCTGATCGCCTCGCGCACCTGGGACAGGATCGTCTGGCTGGCGCTCGGCGTCTGTCTGGCCTCGATGCCCACGCTGCTGGCCCTTTTCATCCTCGGCGGCGTGGAAAAGGCCCACGGCTGGCGCGAGGGGCTGCGCCTGGGGCTGGCCTGGCTGGCCGTCTTCGAGTTGCGCCTGCTGGTGATGCTTTTAGCCGACATCCTGGTCGTCAAGTGGACGACCTTTTCCGATCTGCTCCTGTCGCTGCGGGCCTTGCGCCTGCCGGGCCAGGTGGTGCTGTTCTTTTCCACCCTGGTGACCCTGTTGCCGAGTATTTTTTCCCTGGCCAGCCATGTGGTGGAGGTCCAGCGCTGCCGGGGGTTCGATCCGAAGAAACTGCGCAACCCGAAAAATTTTCTGCCGCTTTTCGTGCCGGTTTTTCTGGCCCAGATGCGGCGGTCCACGGAACTGGCCCTGTCGCTGGAGTTGCGGGGCATCTCCGGCGCCCCGCCGGCCCGGGTCGCCCACCTTGCCCTCGGGGTCGGCGACGGGATATTTCTGGTCGCGTCCGTGGCCGTCTGGTTCCTGGGGCGGGGTTTTTAGGCCGCCGGCCCAGGGCAGGTGCGCGGGCTCGGCGCCCGCGAAGGAGGTCCGCATGGTGCGTTGCGGTTACTGCGAGCGGCGTTGTCCGCTTGGCCCGGAATCTTACGGCTACTGCCGGATGTACTACGCTCCCGACGGCCGGGTGGAGGAGCGCTTCCCGGACAAATGGTGCGCCCACGCCACGGCCCGCATCGAGACCATTCCCTTCTACCATGCCTGGCCCGGCGCCCGTTGCCTGGTGGTGGGCACGGCCGGCTGCAATTTCGACTGCCGCTATTGCGCCAACGCCGAGGTGGTCAAGGTCGATCCGGCCCAGCAGCAGGACGTGATGCTCGACATGGCGCCCGAGGTGCTCGTGGCCACGGCCCGCAAGCGCGACTGCCGGGCCATCGTCTTTTCCATCAACGAACCCACCGTGTCGTTGCCGACCCTGGAGCGGGTCGCCGTCGCGGCCAGGGAGGCCGGGCTGGTCATGGGCTGCCTGACCAACGGCTACGCCACGCCCGAGGCCACGGCGCGCCTCGGCGCGATTTTTTCCTGCGTCAACGTGAGCCTCAAGGGCCTGGCCCCGCAATTCTGCCAAACCTACCTGGGCGTGCCCGACGCCGGGCCGATTCTGCGCAACATCGAGGCCCTGGCCCGCCTCACCCACCTGGAGGTGACCACGCCGGTCATCGAGGGCGTCAACAGCCATGAACTCGGCGAGATGGCCGCCTTCCTGGCCGACGTGAGCCCGGACATCCCCTGGCACGCCTTCCGGCTGCTGCCGGAATACAAGATGCGAAAGGAAGACTACCCGAGCATCGAATCGGTCGGCGCCCTGGTCGAGGGGGCCGGCGAAAAGCT
The sequence above is drawn from the Solidesulfovibrio sp. genome and encodes:
- a CDS encoding energy-coupling factor transporter transmembrane component T; protein product: MIAVLRRASAAAKCVFAVSVSAYAFYCEDWRLLLGLILLLCGLLIASRTWDRIVWLALGVCLASMPTLLALFILGGVEKAHGWREGLRLGLAWLAVFELRLLVMLLADILVVKWTTFSDLLLSLRALRLPGQVVLFFSTLVTLLPSIFSLASHVVEVQRCRGFDPKKLRNPKNFLPLFVPVFLAQMRRSTELALSLELRGISGAPPARVAHLALGVGDGIFLVASVAVWFLGRGF
- a CDS encoding radical SAM protein, yielding MVRCGYCERRCPLGPESYGYCRMYYAPDGRVEERFPDKWCAHATARIETIPFYHAWPGARCLVVGTAGCNFDCRYCANAEVVKVDPAQQQDVMLDMAPEVLVATARKRDCRAIVFSINEPTVSLPTLERVAVAAREAGLVMGCLTNGYATPEATARLGAIFSCVNVSLKGLAPQFCQTYLGVPDAGPILRNIEALARLTHLEVTTPVIEGVNSHELGEMAAFLADVSPDIPWHAFRLLPEYKMRKEDYPSIESVGALVEGAGEKLRYVYFHNFIGSRWVNTDCPHCGAAVIERHSLGCGGDRLEAFHLIGHACPHCGGRVALRGFHESATAKETAA
- a CDS encoding ATP-binding cassette domain-containing protein, which encodes MIELENVTFTPAGSETPTLAGVNLRIAPGERVGIVGPSGSGKSTLGYHLCGAHRLALAGETTGRLTLGGLDASDGAPDGFAGLVGQNPEAQLFCRTVYEELALALRARGEDEARCRATAEALLTRYGFADRIEAQLPKLSLGQKQLTAVLSMLAMQPRVLLLDEPTSYLDTAAADRLFDHLGQLCRCHGWIVLVIEHDLDRLAGFADRVLALRDGRLVHDGPWGSLPVPPEAPGQGLPPFAVPGCAGEDAPPLVDIRELAFGYGRDNPVLGGVDLRVRPGEAVALLGRNGAGKSTLLRLIKGLARPGSGLLELGPGLAARRDVGLMFQNPEEQIFAHTVEAECGYWLDNLGLPRAERTARCREALAGLGLGDRLERAPFSLSFGEKRRLCLAAILVAEPAVLCLDEPTTGLDGANMTAMAAMVRNLAAKGRAIVFATHEEAFAAMAATRWVTLENGRIVADRPNPRLAA